A DNA window from Candidatus Beckwithbacteria bacterium contains the following coding sequences:
- a CDS encoding glycosyltransferase, which translates to MKKVVLFLNENPLPKMFTTGSIAGKELRLRAALPQIDEVHVIARQGQSVVDQSNQSIGPLEKKVFIHLLPPWPYYLAALPLFFWGLYWSLKLKPISIEAESPIISGPAAVLLGKLLKKPSLVEVRASYDELPKHKLTFLPLPVKQCLLNLVLIPTLKHANIVIANSKLYKKQLAKLGIKSYELNPGLQNTPKKIQKSKHTICTIGYLGRLVPEKGVDILIEALAQLNSLNFRLEIAGLGPSQDKLKQLVKKRGLIKKVSFLGFTNNFKALASWDILINPNLVKHPLEMVNAEAAFMGVPVLCFGNQDYPETVIDGQTGLKIKNVNSKALAQALQKLIKNSKLRKRLGQQSQAFALKNYSFISQVKRLKQFYQENNII; encoded by the coding sequence ATGAAAAAAGTAGTTTTATTTTTAAATGAAAACCCGCTACCTAAAATGTTCACCACGGGATCAATTGCTGGCAAAGAGTTGAGGCTGCGAGCTGCTTTGCCGCAAATTGATGAAGTACATGTCATTGCTCGCCAAGGTCAAAGCGTCGTAGATCAAAGCAATCAAAGCATCGGTCCCTTAGAAAAAAAAGTATTTATTCATTTGTTGCCACCTTGGCCTTATTATTTAGCAGCTCTACCGCTTTTTTTCTGGGGATTATACTGGAGTTTAAAACTTAAACCTATTTCCATCGAAGCTGAAAGTCCCATCATTTCCGGACCAGCTGCCGTTTTGCTAGGAAAATTATTAAAAAAGCCAAGTTTAGTTGAAGTTAGAGCTAGCTATGACGAACTACCTAAACATAAGCTTACTTTTTTACCATTGCCAGTAAAACAATGTTTACTAAACCTAGTTTTAATTCCAACACTTAAACATGCCAATATAGTTATTGCCAATTCTAAACTATATAAAAAACAATTAGCCAAACTGGGTATCAAATCTTACGAGCTAAATCCCGGTCTACAAAATACACCTAAGAAAATCCAAAAATCAAAACATACAATTTGTACTATTGGCTATTTGGGTCGGCTCGTTCCGGAAAAAGGAGTTGATATCCTTATTGAAGCTTTGGCTCAGCTAAATAGTTTGAATTTTAGATTAGAAATTGCTGGCCTTGGCCCCAGTCAAGATAAGCTCAAACAACTTGTTAAAAAAAGAGGCTTAATTAAAAAAGTTTCTTTCTTAGGTTTTACTAATAATTTTAAAGCTTTAGCTAGTTGGGATATTTTAATTAATCCCAATCTGGTCAAACATCCTTTAGAAATGGTTAATGCCGAAGCTGCTTTTATGGGAGTTCCGGTACTTTGTTTTGGCAACCAAGATTATCCCGAAACGGTAATAGATGGTCAAACTGGCTTAAAAATTAAAAATGTCAATTCTAAAGCTTTAGCTCAAGCTTTACAAAAACTAATAAAAAATTCTAAATTAAGAAAAAGACTAGGCCAACAAAGCCAAGCTTTTGCCCTTAAAAACTACTCGTTTATTAGCCAGGTTAAACGACTCAAGCAGTTCTATCAAGAAAACAATATCATCTAA
- a CDS encoding class I SAM-dependent methyltransferase gives MSSKNHFDTSYYQKFEKKNKFHTYLLSLIDRKGPIFFYLLAQKKPKAKLLDIGCGDAKFLQHVQNHFACLGVDTSTQALKLAKKKAPKASFKKLSIYDLKKLPDQEFDIITCFDVLEHVTNHTAIFSQMHRILKPSGKLIVSFPNASSLMLRRKLQSWECLQDSSHIYLLSAQDWEQRLRTNGLLPVKRWMSGFLNPIYKHINLSLFEKLFLQLPTQILFVFGFPLPVTWGDVAFIAAIKNPHFKNDYHLEQEKLSSTD, from the coding sequence ATGTCTTCGAAAAACCACTTTGATACTTCTTATTATCAAAAATTTGAAAAAAAGAATAAATTTCACACCTATTTACTTTCACTTATAGATAGAAAAGGGCCGATATTTTTTTACCTTCTTGCTCAAAAAAAACCAAAAGCCAAGCTACTAGATATTGGCTGTGGTGATGCTAAATTTTTACAACATGTCCAAAATCATTTTGCTTGTTTGGGTGTTGATACTTCAACTCAAGCTTTAAAGCTAGCTAAGAAAAAAGCTCCAAAAGCCTCTTTCAAAAAACTGTCCATTTATGATTTGAAAAAATTACCTGATCAGGAGTTTGACATCATCACTTGTTTTGATGTTTTAGAGCATGTGACCAATCATACTGCTATTTTTTCTCAGATGCATCGAATTCTAAAACCAAGCGGCAAACTCATTGTTAGTTTTCCCAATGCCAGCTCCTTAATGTTGCGCAGAAAATTACAATCCTGGGAATGTTTACAAGATTCCAGCCATATTTATTTGCTTTCAGCTCAGGATTGGGAACAACGTTTAAGAACCAATGGTTTGTTGCCAGTCAAACGCTGGATGAGCGGATTTTTAAACCCAATTTACAAACATATTAATTTATCTCTTTTTGAAAAACTTTTTTTGCAATTACCAACCCAAATATTATTTGTATTTGGTTTTCCTCTGCCGGTAACTTGGGGTGACGTAGCTTTTATTGCTGCTATTAAGAATCCTCATTTTAAAAATGATTACCATCTTGAGCAAGAAAAACTTTCTTCTACCGACTAA
- a CDS encoding glycosyltransferase, producing the protein MARTIKVSLGVFAHNEEKNISKVLNSILKQKTEIAQITEVWVVSSGSHDKTNRIIRQFSKKDKRIKLMEQFSRIGKTSAVNTFIRRAKSSVLVIISADLRLHTHAIEEIITPFLHANIGMVGAHAIPTNIASNPIGQQVRLLWKLHHLVSLQNPKCGEMVAFRKVIRLIPKRFFDEATLEVLLKLIGYKVIYAPRAIVYNKGPRSTREFIRQQRRNYVGHQWIQKHYNYQVATMDTTKIGPLIINYLLTNPRDFVPMIYLLLLQFVSRTLGWFDYYIFGKNPFVWKMVSR; encoded by the coding sequence ATGGCCAGAACAATTAAAGTCAGCCTTGGTGTTTTTGCCCACAACGAAGAAAAAAATATCAGCAAGGTTTTAAATTCGATTTTAAAACAAAAAACTGAAATTGCTCAGATCACCGAAGTTTGGGTGGTTTCTTCTGGTAGCCATGATAAAACCAATCGAATCATCAGACAGTTTTCTAAAAAAGATAAACGGATCAAGCTTATGGAACAGTTTAGTCGAATTGGTAAAACTTCAGCTGTTAACACTTTTATCCGCCGGGCTAAATCTTCGGTTTTGGTCATTATTAGTGCTGATCTCAGGCTTCATACTCATGCTATTGAAGAAATCATTACTCCATTTTTACATGCCAATATTGGCATGGTCGGAGCTCATGCTATTCCAACTAATATTGCTAGCAATCCCATTGGCCAACAAGTTAGACTACTATGGAAGCTTCACCACTTAGTTTCCTTGCAAAACCCCAAATGCGGAGAGATGGTAGCATTTCGGAAAGTGATCCGCCTAATTCCTAAACGTTTCTTTGATGAAGCCACGCTAGAAGTTTTATTAAAACTAATTGGCTATAAAGTTATTTATGCTCCTAGAGCTATTGTTTATAATAAAGGCCCCAGATCAACTCGAGAATTTATCCGTCAGCAGAGACGCAATTATGTTGGTCATCAATGGATTCAGAAACATTACAACTACCAAGTAGCTACTATGGATACGACTAAAATTGGTCCTTTAATTATCAACTATTTGTTGACCAATCCTCGGGATTTTGTCCCTATGATTTATCTGCTGCTTTTACAGTTTGTCAGCCGTACTTTGGGCTGGTTTGATTACTATATTTTTGGTAAAAATCCCTTTGTTTGGAAAATGGTTAGTCGGTAG
- a CDS encoding DUF2723 domain-containing protein, whose amino-acid sequence MKTKTKKTKSNKIKQVSNKKTIAKKIIRKNISQNKKINSTKTKKPSVEIRVEALLPNMAWLGTVAVGLGFFILYILTAPRTNVSYADSDELLAVAYHFGVAHPPGYPLYTLLLHFFTNLPIPGSVAFRGSVLTALLTASTMSILFLVLWRSIAYLQANIFTKNTIFSTLWDRVLLSFLPVAMLGSSFLIWLYGVVPEKYAFGNFLISIFLLSAVSIFTLAQNKKTQIWWIILGGSFGLSLAHHQLSILLLPSIITLLIFVKKNLSIKKISWVLIPFLATLLVSAGILWWQNSHSAIVSWRFEQSLSGLLGHIFRQDFAGTNLSTGVQTTPYQLSVDIGQSLESLPHYIQIILSHFGLINLVMIAIGLWLSLKDLKRFGWLVLAGLVPTAILLPLYLGFTGDIGMQAVTMRLYLMGYIFLVFPLMVGWWWVLVRLRKVLTFLLKPKQGSLATITVIALASIVLLWQVQSNYRQVDLSHFNIVSRLYHQMLSNLPKDSMLACFTDTACFALLYEQSVNNVRPDVIVLPVQYPLVADKLAKYPNLRGYGYDKNPFLLLDYITWNVGKRPVFVTDIDQTYYNFLGMHYGFLYYIPHGYYGQLVKTVPETLPKTDYQLSLDLKKAHVSSKDLMRSWIKTIFARIHNFNSVMYQKMGFRAKVRDELNIASDLLFQIPQISHNQIEASRSYVENAGPVEAFGPGESGQTVDEVLKNVDEFIKRGRLDLAYIGAYGAVAMEPLDVKARLKLASIYEQLEEYDMAALEYSNILKYHPDNKEAAQCFGQLTSEN is encoded by the coding sequence ATGAAAACTAAGACAAAAAAAACTAAATCCAACAAAATAAAACAAGTATCTAATAAGAAAACTATAGCAAAAAAGATTATCCGAAAAAATATTTCCCAAAATAAAAAAATAAATTCTACAAAAACTAAAAAACCCAGTGTTGAAATTAGGGTTGAAGCATTGCTGCCAAATATGGCTTGGTTAGGAACAGTAGCGGTAGGTTTAGGGTTTTTTATTCTTTACATATTAACGGCTCCGCGAACCAATGTTTCTTATGCGGATAGCGATGAATTGTTGGCGGTGGCATATCATTTTGGAGTAGCGCACCCACCAGGTTATCCTTTATATACTTTATTACTTCATTTTTTTACCAACTTGCCAATCCCTGGTTCAGTAGCCTTTAGAGGGAGTGTGCTTACAGCTTTGCTGACAGCTAGCACAATGTCGATACTTTTTCTGGTTTTGTGGCGAAGCATTGCTTATTTGCAAGCCAATATCTTTACTAAAAATACTATTTTTTCAACTCTATGGGATAGGGTGTTATTGAGTTTTTTGCCAGTTGCAATGTTGGGTTCATCTTTTTTGATCTGGCTTTATGGAGTAGTGCCGGAAAAATATGCCTTTGGTAACTTTTTAATTTCTATTTTTTTGTTATCTGCTGTTAGTATTTTTACCTTAGCGCAAAACAAAAAAACTCAGATTTGGTGGATAATTCTAGGCGGAAGTTTTGGTCTAAGTTTAGCTCATCACCAACTCTCTATTTTGTTGCTACCATCAATAATTACCCTACTGATTTTTGTCAAAAAAAACCTGAGTATAAAAAAAATTAGTTGGGTATTAATTCCTTTTCTAGCAACTTTACTAGTTTCAGCCGGTATTTTATGGTGGCAGAATAGCCATAGCGCTATAGTCAGTTGGCGTTTTGAACAAAGCCTATCAGGTTTACTGGGCCATATTTTTAGACAGGATTTTGCCGGTACCAATCTTAGTACTGGGGTTCAAACTACACCATATCAATTGTCTGTTGATATTGGCCAGAGTTTAGAAAGCTTACCTCATTATATTCAAATTATTCTCAGCCACTTTGGCCTCATCAATTTAGTTATGATAGCGATTGGTTTATGGCTTAGTCTTAAAGATTTAAAACGTTTTGGTTGGTTAGTTTTAGCGGGGCTAGTGCCGACAGCTATTTTGCTACCTCTTTATTTAGGCTTTACTGGTGATATTGGGATGCAAGCAGTAACAATGCGACTCTATCTCATGGGATATATCTTTTTAGTTTTTCCACTTATGGTTGGTTGGTGGTGGGTTTTAGTTCGGCTGCGTAAAGTTTTAACCTTTTTACTTAAGCCAAAACAGGGCAGTTTGGCTACTATTACCGTTATTGCTTTGGCAAGCATAGTTTTGCTTTGGCAAGTACAAAGCAATTATCGTCAGGTTGATTTATCCCATTTTAATATCGTTAGTCGACTGTATCACCAGATGTTATCTAACTTACCTAAAGATTCAATGCTAGCTTGTTTTACTGATACTGCTTGCTTTGCTCTTTTATATGAACAAAGCGTTAATAATGTAAGACCAGATGTGATTGTACTGCCAGTTCAATATCCTTTGGTGGCTGATAAACTAGCAAAATATCCAAATTTACGAGGCTATGGTTATGATAAAAACCCATTCCTGCTTTTAGACTACATAACTTGGAATGTTGGTAAGCGACCAGTTTTTGTTACTGATATAGATCAAACCTATTACAATTTCTTGGGTATGCATTATGGTTTCTTGTACTACATACCGCATGGTTACTATGGTCAGCTGGTAAAAACAGTTCCTGAAACTCTGCCAAAAACTGATTATCAATTATCGCTGGATTTAAAAAAAGCTCATGTTAGCTCAAAAGACCTAATGCGTTCTTGGATCAAAACAATTTTTGCAAGAATTCATAATTTTAATAGTGTAATGTACCAAAAAATGGGATTTCGAGCTAAAGTCAGAGATGAGCTCAATATTGCTTCAGACTTACTATTTCAAATTCCGCAAATTTCACACAACCAAATTGAAGCCTCCAGAAGTTATGTTGAAAATGCTGGACCAGTTGAAGCTTTTGGTCCTGGAGAATCAGGACAAACAGTAGATGAGGTCTTAAAAAATGTAGATGAATTTATCAAAAGAGGGCGACTTGATTTAGCATATATAGGAGCTTATGGGGCAGTAGCCATGGAGCCACTCGATGTCAAAGCTAGGTTAAAACTGGCTTCAATCTACGAACAACTTGAAGAATATGATATGGCTGCTTTAGAATATAGCAATATACTTAAATATCATCCCGACAACAAAGAAGCTGCCCAGTGTTTTGGCCAGTTAACTTCGGAAAATTGA
- a CDS encoding glycosyltransferase family 4 protein: MHIVLSSIYHVSAYLGGNEQYAHHLALGLVRAGHQVSYLTAIADNTKSFPYRLVIKPATFVAGKPLLALPWLSTLSGLSADIFHASGSGLPLLSVAAYYRFRHVPTVLTYQGDTNPQTPWFKLGSYIENCGIHHLFDQIITTSPYYEQLLQKRWPNNQIRFVPMMLAEHFSQKLPNKISVRKKLGISSQTKLVLFVGALSSHQYYKGVQVLLQAVQTLPKHYVVHIIGEGDQKAEYQNIAKQMGLEKRVVFPSHISNKDLLSYYLAADIFTLPSTSNSEGFGLVLLEAMACQTPTITTTIIGSAPWFQKEQITQLIPPNNPQALAKAIIKNMNKPDKNRIKRACSFARSLTTQNMVQKTLKLYQDLL, encoded by the coding sequence ATGCATATTGTTTTAAGTTCAATTTATCATGTTTCAGCTTACTTAGGCGGCAATGAACAGTATGCTCATCACTTAGCTCTAGGCTTAGTTCGAGCTGGACATCAAGTTAGTTACCTAACAGCTATTGCTGACAACACTAAATCTTTTCCTTACCGCTTGGTAATTAAACCAGCTACATTTGTAGCTGGCAAACCACTACTAGCCTTACCTTGGTTGTCAACATTATCAGGTTTATCAGCAGATATTTTTCATGCTAGTGGTTCAGGCTTGCCTTTACTTAGCGTTGCTGCTTATTATCGCTTTCGTCACGTCCCAACTGTCTTAACCTATCAAGGTGATACTAATCCCCAAACTCCCTGGTTTAAGCTTGGTAGTTATATTGAGAATTGCGGCATTCACCATCTGTTTGACCAAATTATTACCACCTCACCATATTATGAGCAGCTTTTACAAAAGCGTTGGCCAAACAATCAGATTCGCTTTGTTCCCATGATGCTAGCTGAACATTTTTCCCAAAAATTACCAAACAAAATTTCTGTGCGTAAAAAGTTAGGCATCTCTTCTCAAACAAAACTAGTCTTATTTGTCGGAGCTTTGAGTAGCCATCAATACTACAAAGGTGTCCAGGTTTTACTTCAGGCTGTCCAAACTTTGCCCAAACATTACGTGGTCCATATCATAGGCGAAGGAGATCAAAAAGCCGAGTATCAAAATATAGCTAAACAAATGGGACTTGAAAAACGAGTGGTTTTTCCAAGTCATATTAGCAATAAAGACTTGCTTAGTTACTATCTCGCAGCTGATATTTTTACCTTACCTTCCACCTCCAACTCGGAAGGTTTCGGTTTGGTACTTTTAGAAGCCATGGCCTGCCAAACTCCTACGATAACAACTACCATTATTGGTTCAGCTCCGTGGTTTCAAAAAGAACAAATTACCCAACTTATTCCCCCAAATAATCCTCAGGCTTTAGCTAAAGCTATCATAAAAAATATGAACAAACCTGACAAAAATAGGATCAAACGGGCCTGTAGTTTTGCCCGCAGTTTAACTACACAAAACATGGTTCAAAAAACACTCAAACTTTATCAAGATTTACTATGA